GTACTATTTTAGGGAGAAGGGTGAAAATTGTATAGTAAGATTGGTAAGTAGACTTGATATGGATACATCCGGTCTTATATTGATTGCTAAGAATCAATTTTCTCATATGGCACTAGCAAGGGATATGAAAAGTGAATCTTTTCAAAAGGGCTATATGGCAGTGGTTCATGGAAACTTAAAACAAGAATCTGGAACTATTAATAAACCCATATATAGAACAGAAGATGATAGCATAAAAAGAGTAATAGACGTTAGGGGACAGGAAAGTATAACTCACTATAGTGTACTAGAAAGTTACGCTGGTGGTGATTTAGTTAGATTAAATTTAGAAACAGGAAGGACACATCAAATAAGAGTACATTTAAGTAGTTTAGGTCATCCTTTATATGGAGATATACTGTATGGGAAAGAAGAGAAAGAATATATAGAAAGGCAGGCATTGCATGCATTTAAACTATCTTTTCCACATCCTAGAGATGGACGTATAGTAGAATTAGAATGTGAACTACCAGAAGATATGAAGAATTTAATTTTTAAAATAAAAGATATGGATTAGATATATTGGTTATAAATAAAAGATCATATGCTTGAATATATAATTTAAATGATTATCCCACAAAAAGCATTAAATTCCCTGAATTATGAAATTTCTCTGGAATGACTTGCATAAGAAGCAAAAGAACTGTTTAAATTTAATTTTAGAAATTCTTCTTTTAGACAGATAAAATTATCGTAAGCCTGGCAAGGACGCCAGGCTAGCGAACCTGAGGCAGGACGCTGAATGTGAGCGTTAGATAATTTTATATGGCTAAAAGATTAGAATTTCTTAAATTAAATTTATTGTTCCGAGCTCTTATGCAAGTTATGGAGGAGAAATTTCATAATTCCATTACATTGTACCTTATTGTGGGTTAATCATTTAAATGTAAAATTTAAAATTAATGTAGAAATTCTTATGGAATTTTTGCAATTTAACTTAAAAAACTCCCAAAGGAGTTTTTTCTTTTAAATATCAAATAATATTTAAATATTATTAAATGTATTCAAGTATATGGTCTTTCTAATTATCTCACTTATAATAAATATGTATTTTATAATGTTTTAATTTTAAAATTTTCTTTGTGGATAGTTATATTTACGTCTTTTTTTTCTTTTTATAATTGTTCTAAATATGATATAAGCTACTAAAAGTATAATAATTATATAAAATAAATATTTTAAAACTATTTTTCCTTTGCTAGCAGTACTTGATAAAATAGAAGATGCAGTTTTCTTAGGTTTAAAATCTTTACCACTTAATAGGTTTATTTCACCTACAGTTTTACCATTTAATTTTACTAATCCTTTTCCTACAGTTTCTCCTTTTTTTAATGGAGTTTTCCCTATAGTTTTATTAAGTTTAGGCTCTATTTTAAAGGCTGCTTTTGAAACTGAAGATTTTTCTATAGTGTAGTAAAAATTTTCACCTAAAGTTAAAGGAACACTGGAATCTTTATCTACTACATAATTTTGAAGAGTTTGTCCTTTTAAATAAGGTTCAACTAAACCAAAATTATCATATGCGTAATTGAAAAGGGCAACAGAATCATTAAAATATGTTTTATTATTATCGTGAGTTAAAGCAACTATTAATCTGTGGTTGTTTTTTGAAGCGCTAGCTACGTATGAGTGAAGGGATTGTATAGTATAGCCAGTTTTACCGCCTTCACAAGTATTATAATAAAATTTTGAATAAGGTTGTACTAGTCTATTTTCATTCCATAAAGGACGTTCTTCTTTAGATAAATTAGTAGGCGGTATTTTGTAGGAGCTGGTTTTTGCAATCTTTGAGTATTCAGGTTGTTTTACAAGCTCTTTCATTATTAAGGCTAAGTCTCTAGCAGATGTTCTATGTTTATCATTGTAGAGACCGCTGGGATTTACAAAATTAGTGTTTTTGCAGCCTAGTTCCTTAGCTCTTTTATTCATCATATCAGCAAAACCATCTATTGAGCCACCTATATGTTCAGCTAATGCTTCAGCACAATCATTGGCAGAGGCCAGTAGAAGTCCATATAGTAACTGCTCTACAGTGAGTTTTTCTCCTTCAAATATGTATATTTTACTTCCATCAGCTAAAGGAG
The DNA window shown above is from Haloimpatiens massiliensis and carries:
- a CDS encoding D-alanyl-D-alanine carboxypeptidase family protein — encoded protein: MKKFIISLVSFCIIFCNYAQAATPKPPSVSADGAIILDANSGRILYSKNIDTPYAPASTTKIMTALLTLENCKLNDEVIVGKKPPLADGSKIYIFEGEKLTVEQLLYGLLLASANDCAEALAEHIGGSIDGFADMMNKRAKELGCKNTNFVNPSGLYNDKHRTSARDLALIMKELVKQPEYSKIAKTSSYKIPPTNLSKEERPLWNENRLVQPYSKFYYNTCEGGKTGYTIQSLHSYVASASKNNHRLIVALTHDNNKTYFNDSVALFNYAYDNFGLVEPYLKGQTLQNYVVDKDSSVPLTLGENFYYTIEKSSVSKAAFKIEPKLNKTIGKTPLKKGETVGKGLVKLNGKTVGEINLLSGKDFKPKKTASSILSSTASKGKIVLKYLFYIIIILLVAYIIFRTIIKRKKRRKYNYPQRKF
- a CDS encoding RluA family pseudouridine synthase yields the protein MDNIIKYTVKTGEEEVKLKEYLKFTVKLSSRFIRYAIKDGRIKVNGKNARLNNKVAIGDNIEIKINKEENQNIIPEKMDLNIVYEDLDVIVLNKAPGMVVHPTRSYPTGTLSNGLLYYFREKGENCIVRLVSRLDMDTSGLILIAKNQFSHMALARDMKSESFQKGYMAVVHGNLKQESGTINKPIYRTEDDSIKRVIDVRGQESITHYSVLESYAGGDLVRLNLETGRTHQIRVHLSSLGHPLYGDILYGKEEKEYIERQALHAFKLSFPHPRDGRIVELECELPEDMKNLIFKIKDMD